In a single window of the Rhodamnia argentea isolate NSW1041297 chromosome 2, ASM2092103v1, whole genome shotgun sequence genome:
- the LOC115755038 gene encoding increased DNA methylation 1 isoform X2 — protein MEDLGDDGFEGSNDELSIFREVLFGNYTGDRRKISPSVGLLNFESESSRNMDLSVCSNGESSALTSICASKNTSCEKSFVVDEDPGKISSFSNKNDQLSCVKGIEFPADQLASPVPDLRRGFSSSYCSNKNISGMSGQEKFIVAESSSKGVAYKSYVLKELMQVDNEACVGNTSTSNCRFTGSNCNGSMEFAAKKAIASPASQESIANRIVALSPSANAANKSSPLHADERPIAYDFPPLSVSSSIAKEPRRLLQQHAFHLLMAAGWLITMHQRPSRSYTEYKFRSPAGRSFREFSKAWISCGHMLLANQCALVQEYESKEWNDFSLFLSDLTNLLLSIEKEVNQLQLSNSLAHRWNLLDPFVAVMFIDKKIGILKKGVVVKVRPSLLTYMNRKRNAALAVNKNDICGDLFTVSQISGFLGDSSQACGSEVTAVDKNCLASAKQSSTAFSSGYGIQRTDASRVTFLTGISFRMADSGVTPFIQTVNATADYSRGNKICNLDSLPLPVPGPGDGTSSGHTLYYCPAYSESVSVPLEGFRTVSHLGVDGKSNCLSCNDEGSEHDVERHEQVLEDVSIKMRRNPAAFPCRCPRVEPGVAMLLNSGAVKQSGHGNEVDCSDVSADVSLRKKIRRKSKKISEIKSTSSSQDDIMGATLPNKVESPGIGTDSSHSELNEVQDLLATEDRLKGSCKSSCFSLPKYQSEKRKLKYKKISRECDTLKNRSKRRKCDIEDDELLVSAIMKNQEVSGSASKSTPKTKCRRTRARRMLKRQKGACRLCPRNFGKGGKPSMDLLGARTVLSWLINSGVISLNDVIQYRDLKDNTVKKDGQVTWNGIICRCCTMVLSVSQFKVHAGFKKNRPCLNLFMESGEPFALCVLEAWSSEYKLRKNGKPNVQVDNKDPNDDSCGICGDGGELICCDNCPSTFHQACLLTEDLPEGNWYCPNCTCRVCGCLVDDNKAANSNDALKCLQCEHKYHESCMKEKNVDLEITDGWFCGEGCQEVYSGLRSRIGLINHIEDGLSWTLLRCIHDDQKVRSAQGFALKAECNSKLAVALTIMEECFVSMLDPRTGIDMIPHVLYNWGSDFARLNFHGFYTMVLEKDDVLISAACVRIHGIAVAEMPLIATCSKYRRQGMCRCLMIAIEKLLVSFGVEKLVIAAIPDLVQTWTEGFGFKIVEKGEKEALNKINLMVFPGTVLLKKSLYTNQKAEALLSEHELTTKSIQSAETCYANNEEADAREVIPKEGELSRETELTNGIGQGVCNAAQNFALADETSHLPTTAGISSKEEPAINCVHPSAENLCKDELKGIEESSKFCHTETAESVQVLKSTCCASLVSHMDIEDSLVVVGQETSSQDQFSKPSCHGPLVSPGEKEKQTGRGCNVDTLMVFDQTQLSCGEEARKACELYGK, from the exons ATGGAGGACCTCGGTGATGATGGTTTCGAAGGATCGAATGATGAGCTTAGTATTTTTAGAGAGGTGCTTTTTGGAAATTACACTGGTGACAGAAGGAAAATCTCACCATCTGTTGGGCTTCTTAACTTTGAGTCTGAATCTAGCAGAAACATGGATCTTTCAGTCTGTTCTAATGGTGAAAGTTCTGCTCTGACCAGTATTTGTGCTTCTAAAAATACTTCCTGCGAGAAATCTTTTGTTGTAGATGAAGATCCTGGAAAGATTTCCagtttctcaaataagaatgaCCAATTATCTTGTGTAAAGGGCATTGAATTTCCAGCAGATCAGCTTGCTAGTCCTGTACCTGACTTGAGGAGAGGTTTCAGTTCATCATACTGCTCTAACAAGAATATTTCTGGCATGTCTGGTCAAGAGAAATTCATCGTGGCAGAATCTTCCAGTAAGGGGGTTGCATACAAGTCCTATGTGCTAAAAGAGCTCATGCAAGTGGACAACGAAGCTTGTGTGGGAAATACTAGTACTTCAAACTGTAGATTTACAGGTTCAAATTGTAATGGTAGTATGGAATTTGCCGCAAAGAAAGCTATTGCTTCACCTGCTTCACAGGAGAGTATTGCAAATAGAATAGTTGCATTAAGCCCATCTGCCAACGCTGCCAACAAGTCTAGTCCCCTGCATGCTGACGAAAGGCCAATTGCTTATGATTTTCCTCCACTTAGTGTATCTTCTTCCATTGCAAAGGAGCCTCGCCGTCTTCTCCAGCAACATGCTTTTCACTTACTTATGGCTGCGGGATGGCTTATCACCATGCATCAAAGACCTAGTAGAAGTTATACGGAGTACAAATTTCGATCACCTGCAGGGAGGTCATTCCGCGAATTCTCTAAAGCGTGGATATCATGTGGACATATGTTACTGGCCAACCAATGTGCTTTGGTGCAGGAATATGAGAGTAAAGAATGGAATGATTTCAGTTTGTTCCTGTCAGATTTGACAAATTTGTTGTTGAGTATTGAGAAAGAAGTAAATCAGTTACAATTGTCTAACTCATTGGCTCATCGCTGGAATCTCTTAGATCCCTTTGTGGCAGTAATGTTCATTGATAAGAAGATTGGTATACTAAAAAAAGGTGTAGTAGTAAAAGTAAGACCAAGTTTGCTCACCTACATGAACAGGAAAAGAAATGCTGCTTTGGCTGTGAATAAAAATGATATCTGTGGAGACCTGTTCACTGTGAGCCAAATTTCAGGTTTCCTTGGTGATTCATCTCAGGCCTGTGGAAGTGAGGTGACAGCTGTTGATAAGAACTGCTTAGCTTCTGCAAAGCAATCTAGCACTGCCTTTTCCTCAGGATATGGCATACAAAGAACTGATGCGAGTCGTGTGACTTTTTTGACTGGGATTTCTTTTCGTATGGCTGACAGTGGTGTCACTCCTTTTATTCAAACTGTCAATGCAACTGCAGATTACTCTCGGGGGAACAAAATCTGCAACCTAGATTCCCTACCATTACCAGTTCCTGGTCCTGGTGATGGCACTTCATCTGGCCATACCCTGTATTATTGTCCTGCTTATTCAGAAAGTGTAAGTGTTCCACTTGAAGGATTCAGAACAGTGTCCCATCTGGGTGTGGATGGCAAGTCAAATTGCTTGAGCTGCAATGATGAGGGTTCTGAGCATGACGTGGAAAGACATGAGCAGGTTTTGGAAGACGTATCA ATTAAGATGAGAAGAAATCCGGCCGCTTTCCCTTGTCGTTGTCCCAG AGTTGAACCAGGTGTAGCCATGTTATTGAATTCCGGAGCTGTCAAGCAGTCTGGGCATGGCAATGAAGTGGACTGTAGTGATGTTTCGGCAGATGTTAgtttgagaaagaaaattagaagGAAATCAAAGAAGATATCTGAAATAAAGTCAACATCATCGAGCCAGGATGATATTATGGGCGCGACTTTGCCGAACAAGGTCGAATCTCCAGGTATTGGTACAGACAgctctcactcggagttgaatgAGGTTCAGGATCTTTTGGCAACTGAAGATAGATTGAAAGGAAGCTGCAAGTCCTCATGTTTCAGCCTTCCCAAGTACCAGAGTGAGAAGAGAAAGCTGAAATATAAGAAGATTAGCCGAGAATGTGATACTTTAAAAAATAGATCAAAGAGAAGAAAGTGTGATATTGAAGATGATGAGTTGCTTGTCTCAGCGATAATGAAAAACCAAGAAGTCAGTGGAAGTGCTTCCAAATCTACGCCTAAAACCAAGTGTCGCAGAACAAGGGCTAGAAGGATGCTGAAGAGGCAGAAGGGTGCATGCAGGTTGTGTCCGAGGAATTTCGGGAAGGGGGGCAAGCCCTCAATGGATTTGCTAGGTGCTAGAACTGTGTTGTCATGGTTGATAAATTCTGGAGTAATTTCTCTTAATGATGTTATCCAATACCGTGATCTTAAAGACAATACAGTGAAGAAGGATGGTCAGGTCACTTGGAATGGCATCATTTGCAGGTGCTGTACTATGGTGCTATCAGTTTCTCAATTCAAGGTTCATGCAGGGTTCAAGAAGAATCGTCCATGCTTGAACCTTTTCATGGAATCAGGTGAGCCATTTGCCTTGTGTGTACTTGAGGCCTGGTCATCTGAATATAAGttgaggaaaaatggaaaaccaaATGTGCAAGTTGACAACAAAGATCCAAATGATGATTCTTGTGGAATCTGTGGTGATGGTGGTGAATTGATTTGCTGTGACAACTGTCCCTCTACTTTCCATCAAGCTTGCTTGCTGACAGAG GACCTGCCTGAGGGCAATTGGTATTGTCCCAACTGCACATGTCGAGTATGTGGATGCCTAGTCGATGACAACAAGGCTGCAAACTCGAATGATGCGCTGAAGTGTTTGCAGTGTGAACACAAAT ATCACGAGTCATGCATGAAGGAAAAGAATGTAGACCTGGAGATAACTGATGGGTGGTTTTGTGGTGAAGGTTGTCAAGAG GTTTACTCCGGGCTTCGTTCTCGTATTGGTCTCATTAACCATATTGAAGATGGGCTCTCTTGGACTCTGCTTAGATGCATTCACGATGACCAGAAGGTTCGTTCTGCCCAAGGATTTGCTCTTAAGGCAGAATGCAACTCGAAATTGGCTGTTGCTCTGACTATAATGGAGGAATGTTTTGTCTCCATGCTGGATCCAAGAACAGGAATAGATATGATACCTCATGTGCTGTATAATTGGGG GTCAGATTTTGCGAGGCTGAACTTTCATGGCTTTTATACCATGGTCCTGGAGAAAGATGACGTGTTAATATCTGCTGCATGTGTCAG GATTCATGGTATAGCAGTTGCAGAGATGCCCCTAATTGCAACTTGTAGCAAATACAGGCGGCAGGGAATGTGTCGATGCCTTATGATTGCTATAGAGAAG TTGCTGGTGTCTTTTGGAGTGGAAAAACTTGTGATAGCTGCAATCCCAGATTTGGTGCAGACATGGACTGAAGGTTTTGGCTTCAAGATTGTGGAAAAGGGCGAAAAGGAGGCACTTAACAAGATCAACTTGATGGTGTTCCCTGGAACAGTACTGCTGAAAAAGAGCCTATACACAAATCAGAAAGCTGAGGCACTACTATCAG AGCACGAGCTCACGACCAAGTCAATACAATCTGCTGAAACCTGCTATGCAAACAACGAAGAAGCTGATGCTAGGGAAGTCATCCCCAAGGAAGGAGAGCTTTCGCGAGAAACTGAACTAACTAATGGGATAGGACAAGGAGTTTGCAATGCCGCACAGAATTTTGCATTAGCAGATGAAACTTCTCACCTTCCTACAACAGCAGGAATCTCTTCCAAAGAAGAGCCCGCCATCAACTGTGTGCATCCTTCTGCGGAAAACCTTTGCAAGGATGAGCTGAAGGGCATAGAAGAATCGTCCAAATTTTGTCATACAGAAACCGCCGAGTCTGTACAGGTATTAAAAAGTACCTGTTGTGCTAGCTTAGTTAGTCATATGGATATCGAGGATTCACTAGTAGTTGTAGGACAAGAAACTAGCTCGCAGGACCAGTTTTCGAAGCCGTCCTGCCATGGCCCCCTCGTGTCCCCCGGGGAGAAGGAGAAGCAAACCGGAAGGGGATGTAATGTGGATACCTTGATGGTGTTTGACCAGACACAGCTCTCCTGTGGGGAAGAAGCCCGGAAAGCTTGTGAATTGTATGGGAAGTGA
- the LOC115755038 gene encoding increased DNA methylation 1 isoform X3 has translation MEDLGDDGFEGSNDELSIFREVLFGNYTGDRRKISPSVGLLNFESESSRNMDLSVCSNGESSALTSICASKNTSCEKSFVVDEDPGKISSFSNKNDQLSCVKGIEFPADQLASPVPDLRRGFSSSYCSNKNISGMSGQEKFIVAESSSKGVAYKSYVLKELMQVDNEACVGNTSTSNCRFTGSNCNGSMEFAAKKAIASPASQESIANRIVALSPSANAANKSSPLHADERPIAYDFPPLSVSSSIAKEPRRLLQQHAFHLLMAAGWLITMHQRPSRSYTEYKFRSPAGRSFREFSKAWISCGHMLLANQCALVQEYESKEWNDFSLFLSDLTNLLLSIEKEVNQLQLSNSLAHRWNLLDPFVAVMFIDKKIGILKKGVVVKVRPSLLTYMNRKRNAALAVNKNDICGDLFTVSQISGFLGDSSQACGSEVTAVDKNCLASAKQSSTAFSSGYGIQRTDASRVTFLTGISFRMADSGVTPFIQTVNATADYSRGNKICNLDSLPLPVPGPGDGTSSGHTLYYCPAYSESVSVPLEGFRTVSHLGVDGKSNCLSCNDEGSEHDVERHEQVLEDVSMVTREKKEESFKDHDAIKMRRNPAAFPCRCPRVEPGVAMLLNSGAVKQSGHGNEVDCSDVSADVSLRKKIRRKSKKISEIKSTSSSQDDIMGATLPNKVESPGIGTDSSHSELNEVQDLLATEDRLKGSCKSSCFSLPKYQSEKRKLKYKKISRECDTLKNRSKRRKCDIEDDELLVSAIMKNQEVSGSASKSTPKTKCRRTRARRMLKRQKGACRLCPRNFGKGGKPSMDLLGARTVLSWLINSGVISLNDVIQYRDLKDNTVKKDGQVTWNGIICRCCTMVLSVSQFKVHAGFKKNRPCLNLFMESGEPFALCVLEAWSSEYKLRKNGKPNVQVDNKDPNDDSCGICGDGGELICCDNCPSTFHQACLLTEDLPEGNWYCPNCTCRVCGCLVDDNKAANSNDALKCLQCEHKYHESCMKEKNVDLEITDGWFCGEGCQEVYSGLRSRIGLINHIEDGLSWTLLRCIHDDQKVRSAQGFALKAECNSKLAVALTIMEECFVSMLDPRTGIDMIPHVLYNWGIHGIAVAEMPLIATCSKYRRQGMCRCLMIAIEKLLVSFGVEKLVIAAIPDLVQTWTEGFGFKIVEKGEKEALNKINLMVFPGTVLLKKSLYTNQKAEALLSEHELTTKSIQSAETCYANNEEADAREVIPKEGELSRETELTNGIGQGVCNAAQNFALADETSHLPTTAGISSKEEPAINCVHPSAENLCKDELKGIEESSKFCHTETAESVQVLKSTCCASLVSHMDIEDSLVVVGQETSSQDQFSKPSCHGPLVSPGEKEKQTGRGCNVDTLMVFDQTQLSCGEEARKACELYGK, from the exons ATGGAGGACCTCGGTGATGATGGTTTCGAAGGATCGAATGATGAGCTTAGTATTTTTAGAGAGGTGCTTTTTGGAAATTACACTGGTGACAGAAGGAAAATCTCACCATCTGTTGGGCTTCTTAACTTTGAGTCTGAATCTAGCAGAAACATGGATCTTTCAGTCTGTTCTAATGGTGAAAGTTCTGCTCTGACCAGTATTTGTGCTTCTAAAAATACTTCCTGCGAGAAATCTTTTGTTGTAGATGAAGATCCTGGAAAGATTTCCagtttctcaaataagaatgaCCAATTATCTTGTGTAAAGGGCATTGAATTTCCAGCAGATCAGCTTGCTAGTCCTGTACCTGACTTGAGGAGAGGTTTCAGTTCATCATACTGCTCTAACAAGAATATTTCTGGCATGTCTGGTCAAGAGAAATTCATCGTGGCAGAATCTTCCAGTAAGGGGGTTGCATACAAGTCCTATGTGCTAAAAGAGCTCATGCAAGTGGACAACGAAGCTTGTGTGGGAAATACTAGTACTTCAAACTGTAGATTTACAGGTTCAAATTGTAATGGTAGTATGGAATTTGCCGCAAAGAAAGCTATTGCTTCACCTGCTTCACAGGAGAGTATTGCAAATAGAATAGTTGCATTAAGCCCATCTGCCAACGCTGCCAACAAGTCTAGTCCCCTGCATGCTGACGAAAGGCCAATTGCTTATGATTTTCCTCCACTTAGTGTATCTTCTTCCATTGCAAAGGAGCCTCGCCGTCTTCTCCAGCAACATGCTTTTCACTTACTTATGGCTGCGGGATGGCTTATCACCATGCATCAAAGACCTAGTAGAAGTTATACGGAGTACAAATTTCGATCACCTGCAGGGAGGTCATTCCGCGAATTCTCTAAAGCGTGGATATCATGTGGACATATGTTACTGGCCAACCAATGTGCTTTGGTGCAGGAATATGAGAGTAAAGAATGGAATGATTTCAGTTTGTTCCTGTCAGATTTGACAAATTTGTTGTTGAGTATTGAGAAAGAAGTAAATCAGTTACAATTGTCTAACTCATTGGCTCATCGCTGGAATCTCTTAGATCCCTTTGTGGCAGTAATGTTCATTGATAAGAAGATTGGTATACTAAAAAAAGGTGTAGTAGTAAAAGTAAGACCAAGTTTGCTCACCTACATGAACAGGAAAAGAAATGCTGCTTTGGCTGTGAATAAAAATGATATCTGTGGAGACCTGTTCACTGTGAGCCAAATTTCAGGTTTCCTTGGTGATTCATCTCAGGCCTGTGGAAGTGAGGTGACAGCTGTTGATAAGAACTGCTTAGCTTCTGCAAAGCAATCTAGCACTGCCTTTTCCTCAGGATATGGCATACAAAGAACTGATGCGAGTCGTGTGACTTTTTTGACTGGGATTTCTTTTCGTATGGCTGACAGTGGTGTCACTCCTTTTATTCAAACTGTCAATGCAACTGCAGATTACTCTCGGGGGAACAAAATCTGCAACCTAGATTCCCTACCATTACCAGTTCCTGGTCCTGGTGATGGCACTTCATCTGGCCATACCCTGTATTATTGTCCTGCTTATTCAGAAAGTGTAAGTGTTCCACTTGAAGGATTCAGAACAGTGTCCCATCTGGGTGTGGATGGCAAGTCAAATTGCTTGAGCTGCAATGATGAGGGTTCTGAGCATGACGTGGAAAGACATGAGCAGGTTTTGGAAGACGTATCAATGGTGACccgtgaaaagaaagaagagtctTTTAAGGACCACGATGCTATTAAGATGAGAAGAAATCCGGCCGCTTTCCCTTGTCGTTGTCCCAG AGTTGAACCAGGTGTAGCCATGTTATTGAATTCCGGAGCTGTCAAGCAGTCTGGGCATGGCAATGAAGTGGACTGTAGTGATGTTTCGGCAGATGTTAgtttgagaaagaaaattagaagGAAATCAAAGAAGATATCTGAAATAAAGTCAACATCATCGAGCCAGGATGATATTATGGGCGCGACTTTGCCGAACAAGGTCGAATCTCCAGGTATTGGTACAGACAgctctcactcggagttgaatgAGGTTCAGGATCTTTTGGCAACTGAAGATAGATTGAAAGGAAGCTGCAAGTCCTCATGTTTCAGCCTTCCCAAGTACCAGAGTGAGAAGAGAAAGCTGAAATATAAGAAGATTAGCCGAGAATGTGATACTTTAAAAAATAGATCAAAGAGAAGAAAGTGTGATATTGAAGATGATGAGTTGCTTGTCTCAGCGATAATGAAAAACCAAGAAGTCAGTGGAAGTGCTTCCAAATCTACGCCTAAAACCAAGTGTCGCAGAACAAGGGCTAGAAGGATGCTGAAGAGGCAGAAGGGTGCATGCAGGTTGTGTCCGAGGAATTTCGGGAAGGGGGGCAAGCCCTCAATGGATTTGCTAGGTGCTAGAACTGTGTTGTCATGGTTGATAAATTCTGGAGTAATTTCTCTTAATGATGTTATCCAATACCGTGATCTTAAAGACAATACAGTGAAGAAGGATGGTCAGGTCACTTGGAATGGCATCATTTGCAGGTGCTGTACTATGGTGCTATCAGTTTCTCAATTCAAGGTTCATGCAGGGTTCAAGAAGAATCGTCCATGCTTGAACCTTTTCATGGAATCAGGTGAGCCATTTGCCTTGTGTGTACTTGAGGCCTGGTCATCTGAATATAAGttgaggaaaaatggaaaaccaaATGTGCAAGTTGACAACAAAGATCCAAATGATGATTCTTGTGGAATCTGTGGTGATGGTGGTGAATTGATTTGCTGTGACAACTGTCCCTCTACTTTCCATCAAGCTTGCTTGCTGACAGAG GACCTGCCTGAGGGCAATTGGTATTGTCCCAACTGCACATGTCGAGTATGTGGATGCCTAGTCGATGACAACAAGGCTGCAAACTCGAATGATGCGCTGAAGTGTTTGCAGTGTGAACACAAAT ATCACGAGTCATGCATGAAGGAAAAGAATGTAGACCTGGAGATAACTGATGGGTGGTTTTGTGGTGAAGGTTGTCAAGAG GTTTACTCCGGGCTTCGTTCTCGTATTGGTCTCATTAACCATATTGAAGATGGGCTCTCTTGGACTCTGCTTAGATGCATTCACGATGACCAGAAGGTTCGTTCTGCCCAAGGATTTGCTCTTAAGGCAGAATGCAACTCGAAATTGGCTGTTGCTCTGACTATAATGGAGGAATGTTTTGTCTCCATGCTGGATCCAAGAACAGGAATAGATATGATACCTCATGTGCTGTATAATTGGGG GATTCATGGTATAGCAGTTGCAGAGATGCCCCTAATTGCAACTTGTAGCAAATACAGGCGGCAGGGAATGTGTCGATGCCTTATGATTGCTATAGAGAAG TTGCTGGTGTCTTTTGGAGTGGAAAAACTTGTGATAGCTGCAATCCCAGATTTGGTGCAGACATGGACTGAAGGTTTTGGCTTCAAGATTGTGGAAAAGGGCGAAAAGGAGGCACTTAACAAGATCAACTTGATGGTGTTCCCTGGAACAGTACTGCTGAAAAAGAGCCTATACACAAATCAGAAAGCTGAGGCACTACTATCAG AGCACGAGCTCACGACCAAGTCAATACAATCTGCTGAAACCTGCTATGCAAACAACGAAGAAGCTGATGCTAGGGAAGTCATCCCCAAGGAAGGAGAGCTTTCGCGAGAAACTGAACTAACTAATGGGATAGGACAAGGAGTTTGCAATGCCGCACAGAATTTTGCATTAGCAGATGAAACTTCTCACCTTCCTACAACAGCAGGAATCTCTTCCAAAGAAGAGCCCGCCATCAACTGTGTGCATCCTTCTGCGGAAAACCTTTGCAAGGATGAGCTGAAGGGCATAGAAGAATCGTCCAAATTTTGTCATACAGAAACCGCCGAGTCTGTACAGGTATTAAAAAGTACCTGTTGTGCTAGCTTAGTTAGTCATATGGATATCGAGGATTCACTAGTAGTTGTAGGACAAGAAACTAGCTCGCAGGACCAGTTTTCGAAGCCGTCCTGCCATGGCCCCCTCGTGTCCCCCGGGGAGAAGGAGAAGCAAACCGGAAGGGGATGTAATGTGGATACCTTGATGGTGTTTGACCAGACACAGCTCTCCTGTGGGGAAGAAGCCCGGAAAGCTTGTGAATTGTATGGGAAGTGA